One genomic segment of Pandoraea thiooxydans includes these proteins:
- a CDS encoding ABC transporter ATP-binding protein, whose amino-acid sequence MLSVPDTVIEAQGVGKILHDATGDLAILQDISLRVARGQSVAIVGASGSGKSTLLGLLAGLDLPTHGTVRLLEQSLGELDEEGRAALRRKQVGFVFQSFQLMPHLTALENVMLPLELLGDAHDVQARATHLLERVGLASRLSHYPKQLSGGEQQRVALARAFVSEPAILFADEPTGSLDTATGEKVIDLMFAMNRASGATLVLVTHDPAIAQRCDRIFTLSGGRLVVPAQAAM is encoded by the coding sequence ATGCTATCCGTTCCCGATACCGTGATCGAAGCCCAGGGTGTGGGCAAAATACTGCACGACGCCACCGGCGATCTTGCCATATTGCAGGATATCAGTCTGCGCGTGGCGCGCGGGCAGAGTGTCGCCATCGTCGGCGCATCGGGATCCGGCAAATCGACGCTGCTGGGTTTGCTCGCGGGATTGGACCTGCCGACCCACGGCACGGTGCGGCTGCTCGAGCAGTCGCTGGGCGAGCTCGACGAAGAAGGGCGCGCAGCGTTGCGACGCAAGCAGGTCGGCTTCGTGTTCCAGTCGTTTCAACTCATGCCGCATCTGACGGCGCTGGAAAACGTCATGTTGCCGCTTGAACTGCTGGGCGATGCGCACGATGTGCAAGCGCGCGCCACACACCTGCTCGAACGCGTCGGATTGGCCAGCCGGCTGTCGCATTACCCCAAGCAGCTCTCGGGCGGTGAGCAGCAGCGTGTGGCGCTCGCGCGCGCCTTTGTGAGCGAGCCTGCGATCCTGTTTGCCGACGAACCGACCGGCAGTCTCGATACCGCGACAGGCGAGAAGGTCATCGATCTGATGTTCGCGATGAATCGCGCCAGCGGTGCCACGCTGGTGCTGGTGACGCACGATCCGGCGATCGCGCAGCGTTGTGACCGTATTTTCACGCTTTCCGGCGGGCGTCTGGTCGTGCCCGCGCAAGCAGCCATGTAG
- a CDS encoding NAD(P)H-hydrate dehydratase: MLKQPFLPLYDVARLRRIEQRAQAHLAPHTLMAHAGRAAANWLYGELARTPADARPILILAGHGNNGGDALVLSAELARRGVPVQVWLLAKPSTDDARWALAEAQAAGVPISPVPASLPGHADGGFPYHWGVDGLFGIGLSRPLDEPTGALVAWFNAQPFRRLALDVPSGLLADVGQPAGRREHVVRADATIAFLGATAGLYTGVGRDCAGVISIDTLGVSVDASSTANGEAPRAWLNTPGLFAAHLPRRQHASHKGTYGALAVLGGNQGMLGAPILAARAALHLGAGRVHVGFVAPDFPPYDSLQPELMLRHAHAVERAEMQALATGPGMGRDAGALACLADALDHPDISLVLDADALNLLSAHAEFGERLRRRAVPAVLTPHPLEAARLLGCDAAAVQADRLGAARDLAQRYGAVAVLKGSGTVIDDGEYTLVNPTGNAGLASAGSGDVLTGMIGALLAQGMPPLSAAAVGVYLHGRAAERLVDGGQGPAGLTAGELPGAARDEFNGWLQTT, encoded by the coding sequence ATGCTGAAACAGCCATTCCTGCCCTTGTATGACGTTGCTCGATTGCGTCGCATCGAGCAACGGGCTCAGGCGCATCTGGCGCCGCACACACTCATGGCGCATGCCGGTCGCGCGGCGGCCAACTGGCTCTACGGCGAGCTGGCGCGTACACCGGCCGACGCGCGGCCGATTCTGATTCTGGCCGGCCATGGCAATAACGGCGGCGATGCCCTGGTGTTGTCCGCAGAGCTCGCGCGTCGCGGCGTGCCGGTTCAGGTCTGGCTGTTGGCGAAGCCCTCTACCGACGATGCGCGCTGGGCGCTCGCCGAGGCGCAGGCGGCCGGCGTGCCGATCTCACCGGTGCCGGCCTCGCTGCCGGGTCACGCTGACGGCGGTTTTCCTTATCATTGGGGTGTCGACGGGCTGTTCGGCATTGGCCTGTCGCGTCCACTGGACGAGCCGACCGGCGCGCTGGTGGCGTGGTTCAATGCGCAACCGTTTCGCCGGCTGGCCCTGGATGTGCCCAGCGGGCTTCTGGCTGATGTAGGTCAGCCGGCCGGCCGTCGCGAACACGTCGTGCGCGCGGACGCCACGATTGCCTTCCTGGGCGCCACTGCCGGGCTCTACACGGGCGTCGGGCGCGATTGCGCCGGCGTGATCTCGATCGACACGCTGGGTGTCAGCGTCGACGCGTCGAGCACGGCGAACGGCGAGGCGCCACGCGCCTGGCTCAATACCCCTGGGCTGTTCGCCGCACACTTGCCGCGCCGGCAGCACGCCAGCCACAAGGGCACATATGGTGCATTGGCCGTGCTGGGCGGCAACCAGGGCATGCTCGGCGCGCCCATCCTGGCCGCACGTGCCGCGCTGCATCTGGGGGCCGGGCGGGTCCACGTTGGCTTTGTGGCGCCGGATTTTCCGCCATACGACAGTCTGCAACCCGAATTGATGCTCCGCCATGCGCACGCCGTGGAGCGCGCCGAGATGCAGGCACTCGCGACGGGCCCGGGCATGGGCCGGGACGCGGGCGCGCTCGCTTGCCTGGCCGATGCGCTGGATCATCCGGATATCTCGCTGGTGCTCGACGCGGACGCGTTGAATTTGCTGTCGGCGCATGCCGAATTCGGCGAGCGGCTACGGCGGCGTGCGGTGCCTGCCGTCCTCACGCCGCATCCGTTGGAAGCGGCTCGTCTGCTGGGCTGCGACGCTGCCGCGGTGCAGGCGGATCGGCTGGGCGCGGCGCGCGATTTGGCACAACGGTATGGCGCGGTTGCAGTGCTCAAGGGCTCGGGCACCGTCATCGACGACGGCGAATATACATTGGTCAATCCGACCGGCAATGCTGGATTGGCGAGCGCCGGTTCAGGCGACGTGCTGACGGGGATGATCGGCGCCCTGCTCGCGCAAGGCATGCCGCCGTTATCGGCGGCCGCGGTAGGCGTCTATTTGCATGGCCGCGCCGCTGAGCGTCTGGTCGACGGCGGGCAAGGCCCCGCAGGGCTGACTGCGGGCGAGCTGCCGGGTGCGGCGCGCGACGAATTCAACGGCTGGCTACAGACAACGTAG
- a CDS encoding SurA N-terminal domain-containing protein: MLDSIRRHQRLVLLFLMLLIVPSFVIFGIHGWQDFAQGGNNAATVGGQQITRQEFDNAVQDQVQRMSQMFGDSIDVSKINTPALRRAILDNLIQQRLLTEQMLNKHLTASDAQVREAILAIPVIQQLRRPDGSIDLKAYEQLLAAQRLTPNQLDAQIRYELASRQIPENIQNSAWLPTAVAERFATLRAQQRDVQELMLPASTYAAKIKPTPDQLKAYYEQHKEAFKTPETAQISYVVLDPKNVQATVAAPGDDVLKKLYEQQIDHFKVPEQRRVSHILIAVPRDATPAQRAAAKAKAQSILDEVRKHPDQFAKLAKQDSQDPGSAAKGGDLGYFGRDAMVKPFSDAAFSLKLNEISNLVQTDYGYHILMLTGIKPAETQPFDQVKDQLLKEYQQKEQAKIYAKQADQLTNLVFDQPDSLQPVADKLHLKIQTADVQRTPNPALGADSPLNNPKLLKAIFSDDSLQKKHNTEAVDVGQGMLVSAHVTAYHPAAVPPLDKIEAQVSSKYVSEQATAQAKKDGEAKLADLRKSASADGFGPVQTVSRDNPGKIAPAALSEIFKTDTAKLPAYAGVDLGNQGYAIYRIDKVSQPAATPADAARQATEAQQLGQIVGQAEFDAYVAELRASTKVKINPNAIGTKTTQE, encoded by the coding sequence TTCGATTCGCCGTCATCAGCGCCTGGTGCTGCTGTTTCTCATGTTGCTCATCGTGCCGTCGTTCGTCATCTTCGGCATCCACGGCTGGCAAGACTTTGCTCAAGGCGGAAACAACGCTGCGACAGTGGGGGGGCAACAAATTACCCGCCAGGAGTTCGATAACGCCGTTCAGGACCAAGTCCAGCGCATGAGCCAGATGTTTGGCGACTCGATCGACGTCAGCAAGATCAATACACCGGCCCTGCGTCGCGCAATCCTTGATAATTTGATTCAACAGCGGTTGTTGACCGAGCAGATGTTGAACAAACATCTCACGGCCTCCGACGCCCAGGTGCGCGAGGCAATTCTTGCGATACCCGTGATTCAGCAACTGCGCCGGCCGGACGGCAGCATCGACTTGAAGGCTTATGAGCAACTGCTTGCTGCGCAGCGCCTGACCCCCAACCAGCTCGATGCGCAAATCCGCTATGAGTTGGCATCCCGCCAGATCCCGGAAAACATTCAGAACAGCGCGTGGTTGCCGACGGCCGTCGCCGAGCGCTTTGCGACGCTGCGTGCCCAGCAGCGCGACGTCCAGGAGCTGATGCTGCCGGCATCGACCTATGCAGCAAAAATCAAGCCGACTCCCGACCAACTGAAGGCCTATTACGAGCAGCACAAAGAGGCGTTCAAGACGCCTGAGACGGCACAGATCAGTTACGTCGTCCTTGATCCCAAGAATGTCCAGGCCACGGTCGCCGCCCCCGGCGACGATGTCCTCAAGAAGCTTTACGAGCAGCAGATCGATCATTTCAAGGTTCCCGAGCAGCGCCGCGTCAGTCATATCCTGATTGCCGTGCCTCGCGACGCGACGCCGGCGCAGCGCGCCGCGGCGAAGGCCAAGGCCCAATCGATCCTCGACGAAGTGCGCAAGCATCCCGACCAATTCGCCAAGCTGGCCAAGCAAGACTCGCAGGACCCGGGCTCGGCCGCCAAGGGCGGTGACCTCGGTTACTTCGGTCGTGACGCCATGGTCAAACCGTTCTCGGACGCCGCGTTCAGCCTCAAGCTCAACGAAATCAGTAATCTGGTGCAGACCGACTACGGCTATCACATCCTGATGCTCACGGGGATCAAACCTGCCGAGACGCAACCTTTCGATCAGGTCAAGGACCAGTTGCTCAAGGAGTATCAGCAGAAGGAGCAGGCAAAGATCTACGCGAAACAGGCCGACCAACTGACCAATCTGGTGTTCGATCAGCCAGACAGCCTGCAGCCGGTAGCGGACAAGCTCCATCTGAAAATTCAGACTGCGGATGTTCAGCGCACCCCCAATCCCGCATTGGGCGCCGACAGCCCGCTGAACAATCCGAAATTACTGAAGGCGATCTTCAGCGATGACTCGCTCCAGAAAAAACACAATACGGAAGCGGTGGATGTCGGACAGGGCATGCTGGTTTCCGCGCACGTGACGGCCTACCACCCGGCGGCGGTCCCCCCGCTCGATAAGATCGAGGCCCAGGTCAGCAGCAAGTACGTGTCGGAACAGGCTACTGCCCAGGCCAAAAAGGATGGCGAAGCCAAACTGGCTGATTTGCGCAAGAGTGCGTCGGCTGACGGTTTCGGCCCAGTGCAGACTGTTTCGAGAGATAACCCAGGCAAGATTGCGCCTGCTGCGCTGAGCGAGATATTCAAGACGGACACCGCCAAATTGCCGGCCTATGCTGGCGTTGATCTGGGTAACCAAGGTTACGCGATTTACCGTATCGACAAGGTCTCGCAACCGGCCGCCACGCCGGCCGACGCAGCGCGCCAGGCTACCGAAGCGCAACAGTTGGGGCAGATCGTCGGGCAAGCGGAATTTGATGCCTACGTCGCCGAGTTAAGAGCGAGCACCAAAGTGAAAATCAACCCCAACGCGATTGGCACAAAGACAACGCAGGAATAG
- a CDS encoding arylesterase: protein MLNWIRGIGFAVIVGMAAPLASAAPAQAPRTPVLLVLGDSLSAEYGIARGTGWVALLQQALIKDGFDYSVVNASISGDTTSDGMARLPALLSRYRPAITVIELGANDALRGIPLSLTERNLRDMVSAARHARSRVMLIGMRIPPNYGPDYTERFFNMFGAIAKAQRLAYTPFLLEGIAGRRDLFQEDQMHPLAVAQPYLLRNVWPALRPLLGKPRATKQIAQ, encoded by the coding sequence ATGTTGAATTGGATTCGAGGTATCGGTTTCGCAGTCATCGTGGGCATGGCTGCGCCATTGGCCAGCGCCGCGCCGGCACAAGCGCCGCGCACGCCCGTGCTGCTGGTGCTCGGCGACAGCCTGTCGGCCGAATACGGGATTGCACGGGGCACCGGCTGGGTCGCACTGCTGCAGCAGGCGTTGATAAAGGACGGCTTCGATTATAGCGTCGTCAATGCAAGTATCAGCGGCGATACGACCAGCGACGGCATGGCGCGCCTGCCGGCGCTGTTGAGCCGCTACCGACCGGCCATTACCGTGATAGAACTGGGTGCCAACGACGCCCTGCGAGGCATTCCGCTGTCGCTGACGGAGCGCAATCTGCGCGATATGGTCAGCGCAGCGCGGCATGCTCGAAGTCGCGTGATGTTGATCGGCATGCGCATCCCTCCCAATTACGGCCCCGACTATACGGAACGGTTTTTCAATATGTTCGGAGCGATCGCCAAAGCCCAAAGGCTCGCCTACACACCATTTTTGCTGGAGGGTATCGCCGGGCGCCGCGATCTGTTTCAGGAGGATCAGATGCACCCGCTGGCTGTCGCACAACCCTATCTGCTGCGCAACGTCTGGCCGGCATTGCGCCCACTGCTGGGAAAACCGCGCGCGACAAAGCAGATCGCGCAGTAA
- a CDS encoding D-amino acid dehydrogenase, producing MKVIVIGGGIIGTCSAYYLAQAGHEVVLLERNSTVAQESSFGNAGVIAPGYVTPWAAPGMPRKLLGYMFSSTSPLVFRPGLSAGSWRWALRWLGQCRLERYRRNRSRMQRLAFYSQTCLHDLREQLELDYEQTRGYLQLFRTERDIRLSEPGRAMLAENGVAHKLLSAQECRTLEPALSPDAPLAGGLHLPNDETGNCPLFAKRLAQIARNMGVAIECESRVAAIQPHVGKHRMQVQTQHATTGQTAIQGADAVVVAAGVASAELLASLGIRLPLWPIKGYSLTATVRGELFVPRIAVMDESYKVAITPQGNRLRIAGTAELGDRQLVLRQSAINTLHKVAADWFPGAARYHEARAWVGARPMLPDGPPLLGPTHLPGLFLNLGHGSTGWAMACGSGKVVADLISGRASDIDLDGLTLARYQRT from the coding sequence ATGAAGGTTATCGTCATCGGCGGGGGCATCATCGGCACCTGCAGCGCTTATTATCTTGCACAGGCCGGTCATGAAGTCGTGCTGCTCGAGCGCAACAGCACCGTTGCACAGGAGAGCAGCTTCGGCAATGCGGGCGTGATTGCGCCTGGTTACGTGACACCATGGGCCGCCCCGGGCATGCCGCGCAAGCTGCTCGGTTATATGTTCAGCAGCACCAGCCCGTTGGTGTTCCGCCCGGGATTGTCCGCCGGTAGCTGGCGCTGGGCCTTGCGCTGGCTGGGCCAGTGCAGGCTCGAGCGCTATCGTCGCAACCGCAGCCGCATGCAGCGCCTGGCTTTCTATAGCCAGACGTGCCTGCACGATCTGCGCGAACAGCTTGAACTCGATTACGAACAAACGCGCGGGTACCTGCAATTGTTCCGCACCGAGCGGGATATCAGACTCTCGGAGCCGGGCCGCGCAATGCTTGCCGAAAACGGTGTGGCGCATAAACTGCTGAGCGCGCAGGAATGCCGCACGCTGGAGCCCGCGCTGTCGCCCGATGCGCCGCTGGCCGGCGGTCTACATTTGCCGAACGACGAGACCGGCAATTGCCCGCTGTTCGCCAAACGACTGGCACAGATAGCGCGCAATATGGGAGTCGCCATTGAGTGCGAGAGTCGCGTCGCCGCGATTCAACCGCACGTCGGCAAGCATCGCATGCAGGTCCAGACGCAACACGCGACGACCGGACAAACAGCGATTCAAGGCGCCGACGCGGTGGTCGTGGCCGCCGGGGTCGCCAGCGCCGAATTGCTCGCGTCGCTCGGCATTCGCCTGCCGCTGTGGCCGATCAAAGGTTATTCCCTGACGGCGACGGTCAGGGGTGAGCTGTTCGTGCCCCGCATCGCGGTGATGGACGAGTCTTACAAGGTGGCCATCACACCGCAAGGCAATCGCCTGCGTATTGCCGGCACCGCGGAACTGGGCGATCGACAACTGGTTTTGCGGCAGAGCGCCATCAACACGCTGCACAAGGTTGCGGCCGACTGGTTCCCGGGCGCGGCCCGATACCACGAAGCGCGCGCCTGGGTCGGGGCTCGCCCGATGCTGCCCGATGGCCCACCGCTGCTTGGTCCGACGCATTTGCCCGGACTGTTTCTGAACCTTGGCCACGGCTCGACCGGCTGGGCGATGGCCTGCGGGTCCGGCAAAGTCGTGGCTGACCTGATCAGCGGCCGTGCGAGCGACATCGATCTCGACGGATTGACCCTGGCGCGCTATCAGCGCACGTGA